The stretch of DNA NNNNNNNNNNNNNNNNNNNNNNNNNNNNNNNNNNNNNNNNNNNNNNNNNNNNNNNNNNNNNNNNNNNNNNNNNNNNNNNNNNNNNNNNNNNNNNNNNNNNNNNNNNNNNNNNNNNNNNNNNNNNNNNNNNNNNNNNNNNNNNNNNNNNNNNNNNNNNNNNNNNNNNNNNNNNNNNNNNNNNNNNNNNNNNNNNNNNNNNNNNNNNNNNNNNNNNNNNNNNNNNNNNNNNNNNNNNNNNNNNNNNNNNNNNNNNNNNNNNNNNNNNNNNNNNNNNNNNNNNNNNNNNNNNNNNNNNNNNNNNNNNNNNNNNNNNNNNNNNNNNNNNNNNNNNNNNNNNNNNNNNNNNNNNNNNNNNNNNNNNNNNNNNNNNNNNNNNNNNNNNNNNNNNNNNNNNNNNNNNNNNNNNNNNNNNNNNNNNNNNNNNNNNNNNNNNNNNNNNNNNNNNNNNNNNNNNNNNNNNNNNNNNNNNNNNNNNNNNNNNNNNNNNNNNNNNNNNNNNNNNNNNNNNNNNNNNNNNNNNNNNNNNNNNNNNNNNNNNNNNNNNNNNNNNNNNNNNNNNNNNNNNNNNNNNNNNNNNNNNNNNNNNNNNNNNNNNNNNNNNNNNNNNNNNNNNNNNNNNNNNNNNNNNNNNNNNNNNNNNNNNNNNNNNNNNNNNNNNNNNNNNATTATATAGcactatatataaacatgtgtaTCCATTATCAAATGGGATGTTTGTGaccttttgtctcttcttctataattctctttctcttttccaaaaacaaaaaaccaaaaaagatgtatgcaatgaaagaagaagattgtctTCAAACATTCCACAACTTACAAGACTACCAAgaccagtttcttcttcatcaccatccTCAGATCCTCCCTTGGTCGTCTTCATCTTTACCTTCTTTTGACCCGACCCATTTCTCATCTAACCCGACCCGTTATTCTGACCCGGTTCACTGCTTTAACAGAAGAGCTTCTTCGTCCTCCTCTTCCTTTGACTATAACGACAGTTTcgtctctcctcctccttccatGGAGCATCATCAGAACCATCTGAGGATTCTGTCCGAAGCTCTTGGACCCATCATGCGTCGGGGCTCGTCCTTTGGGTTCGATGGTGAGATCATGGGGAAATTGAGTGCACAAGAAGTCATGGATGCTAAGGCTTTAGCTGCTTCAAAGAGTCATAGTGAAGCtgagagaagaagacgagagcGAATCAACACTCATCTTGCTAAGTTGCGTAGTATTTTACCAAACACAACCAAAGTAAGTTGTCATAAACTAATACTTTTCCCCTTTCACGTCTCTAATTCTTGAGATTTAAGTATGTTTTTCGAAAAAtttatactaattaattatatgatttaatgGTACTTCCAAAATTGTATCTCTAATCAGTTATAATTAGTTAATACTAGTAACAGtaattgtaaaattttcaaaactaataAGTGCCTCAACAcgatatatttatatgtttttttcttgtgtggTTATCgatcacatatatacatatatgtggTAGTGTGGTACTAttgtcatttgttttttttttcatatttatttaactttttctaaaacaatgAAAACCTTAATTAAATTGGTATGATACTTCCAAATTTATCTTTCTTCCACTATTATCGTTTACTAATTGTATTTTTccattttgaaaataataactGCTTCAAATCGATATTTCTGGTAGGTAAATATAGTTCACAGATGTGGTATATTAATTTGTAGTTATTATCATTATGAAGTAGCAGAAAAAAATTTAGTACATCTTTATGATTCGTTTCTTTTTTATACAGACGGACAAAGCTTCGTTGCTAGCGGAAGTGATCCAACACATGAAGGAGCTAAAACGACAGACATCACTTATCACGGATACGTGTCAAGTCCCCACAGAGTCCGATGATCTGACCGTGGATTCGTCTTACAACGACGAAGAAGGAAACTTGGTGATAAGAGCTTCCTTTAGCTGCCAAGACAGGACTGACCTCATGCATGACGTCATAAATGCCTTGAAGACTCTTCGTCTACGAACTCTCAAAGCTGAGATCGCAACCGTAGGTGGTCGAGTCAAGAACGTCTTGTTCTTGAGCcgagaagacgatgaagaggatCATGATTCATATCGTAGAAACTTCGATGGTGATGACATGGAAGGTTATGATGCAGAGAGGATGATGAATGATCGTGTGAGTTCGATAGAGGAAGCGTTAAAGGCGGTTATA from Camelina sativa cultivar DH55 chromosome 9, Cs, whole genome shotgun sequence encodes:
- the LOC104710337 gene encoding transcription factor AIG1, whose product is MYAMKEEDCLQTFHNLQDYQDQFLLHHHPQILPWSSSSLPSFDPTHFSSNPTRYSDPVHCFNRRASSSSSSFDYNDSFVSPPPSMEHHQNHLRILSEALGPIMRRGSSFGFDGEIMGKLSAQEVMDAKALAASKSHSEAERRRRERINTHLAKLRSILPNTTKTDKASLLAEVIQHMKELKRQTSLITDTCQVPTESDDLTVDSSYNDEEGNLVIRASFSCQDRTDLMHDVINALKTLRLRTLKAEIATVGGRVKNVLFLSREDDEEDHDSYRRNFDGDDMEGYDAERMMNDRVSSIEEALKAVIEKCVHNNDESNDNNNLEKSSSGSIKRQRTSKMVNRCYN